The sequence below is a genomic window from Bos taurus isolate L1 Dominette 01449 registration number 42190680 breed Hereford chromosome 7, ARS-UCD2.0, whole genome shotgun sequence.
AGCAGCAAGCAGCCCAACCTCACTCATCATTCGATAACAATTCTAGTGATTAATTTCACTGTTTTCAACATCCTCTGGTAACTCAAAGGATTAACACAAGGTCCAGTAAAACTATTTACCAGAGAAACTggaaaatcaaaagtaaaaaggacatatttattattaatgagatgccatcactgactgttgggaaataaaacaaaaatatcaaggACATCCAATTCTACCAATAACACTTGGGTCATTCATTCCCTAGCAGATGAATCAACAGAGATCCAGGAATTACCTTCTTTAGAGAGTCCCATCTTCAGCAGATTGACTTCCAGCTCCACCTGACACATTTGGAAGGCCTAGTCTTCTTGACCTCATTAATCCCTCAAGAACAGCAGGAATCAATTTAGAAATAACAGGACTAGAGAGTTTAACAGACGAGTTCCCAGTAACTGAAGCATGGCCCTCAGAAAAAGACTCAGTGCACAGTACTTCAGCAAAATGACAGCTAGGAATTACGCCCCCTGCCACTCAGCAGCCTCAGCCAAGAAATGTCAATTTTAACAACAATCTGCACATGAAAAATAACCCTCCCAAGAGTTTAGAATTCCAGGTGAGGGATGACCAGTACCTTGGTGAAGCACAGTGATAAGAAGGACGCACTGAGGAGAGTAAGAAAGACAAATTCGTAGTAGCCCCATACTCTTCTCTCAAGCCCATGCAGCTCATGGGAGAAGTGAGCACTGGAATCCACTAAGGATTCCAGAGCTGGCTCGCCCCAGCATCTGATCCACTCCTGAAGCCTTACATGTCTCCCTGCTAGTGCCAGGAACTCAAGCCCTTCCAACCTTATGCCAGCGCCCCAGGCAGCTCCTGCAGCCTCAAAGGCGTACCTTGTCACCAGTTTGCCAGTGGGCTCCCTGTGAACCAAAAAAGCCAGTTGATTCACCACTTCCCTACTCCGGGTCCTCCCCCTGACCCACCACCTGTTACCAACCTCCTCCAGCGGCCCAAGGAGTCCTCCTCAGCACCAAGTTCCCAGAAGCCTCCACAACTGGAAACCCACTCATCGGGAAGTCGGTCTTTTCCAGCGACCCAGGCCCCGCCCATGGCTGCGCCCCCTAGAGGTTCCTGGGAATACAGGTCCCTGTTGCACCCAAGCTCCAAGCACACGGGCTCCTGTGAACACAGGTCCTAAGTTACCCTCGTGTCCAGTGGCTCCAGTGACTGCAGGTGGCATCCTTGGCACCAGGCACCTGGAAAGCTGCACTGAATTCAGGCCCCAGGTTCACCCAGCCACCTGCTGGCTCCAGTTCCCCATCCTTCCTCCCACAGCTCTCAAGGTCCAGGCAGCTTCCTCAGCTTGCAGAAGGCTGTGTGAACTCAGGTTTCTGGCCCACTCTGATGGCTGTGGTCACTGGTGGCTTCTTGGCTCCAGGAAGCTCCCATGAACTCAGGTTCTCAATCCACTCCAGGAACTTCAGGCTTCCAAAATCTCAGATAGCTCCAGCAACTCCAGGCTTTCGGCCCACCCTGTGGCTCTCACATGGGAACAGACCTCTAGAGGACCCCTATGAATCCACATCCTAGCTTGACTCAGCACTGCCTAGCTCATGTGACACTGGTCAGCTCCCGATGGGTTCCAGCAAATTCAGGCTCCTGGCATTTCCCATGGTTCTGAGGTCTCAGGCTCCCAGACAACAAACACCAGGGAACTCAAGTTGGGAGGCGGGGAGCAGGGCGGGGGAGGTTGCGGGGGAGGAACCTGAGGAACACAAAATGAAAATccacaaaatgaatgaaaaggcaatctgtgtaatgtgagaaaatatttgcataccATATGTCAGataaggggttaatttccaaaatatgtaaaaatcaatAAACCTAATAACAATAAATAATGAAACAACTTGATTAACAAATGTGCAGGGGAACTGAATAGACAGCTTTCCAAAGATAccgatggccaacaggtacatgaaaaggtgctcaacatcactaatcatcagagaaatgcaaatcaaagccacaattaGATATCACCtgacacctgtcagaatggctatcaatAAAAATACAAGAGATAACAAGCGTTGGTAAGGATGTAAAAGAAAGGGTaaacttgtgcactgttggtgggagtgtaaattggagcagccactatggaaaacaggatggaaattcctcaaaaaattaaaaataaaattaccatgtaTGTGCGTGCTTATTTGcacagctgtgtttgactcttggctacaccatggattatagcctgccaggctcctccgtccatgagattctccaggcaagaatactggcctaggcagccattcccttcatcAGGacttcttcccaactcagggttcaaatccagatctcctgcattgcaggcagattctttaccatctgagccaccagggaagccccaaactacCACATGAGCCAGCAGTCTCTCTTCTGGGTAtaaacccaaaagaaatgaagagagagatGAACCACcttgttctttgcagcattagTCACAATATTCAAGATTTGGAAACAATGTATTATATGTGAATACattgaatatacatatatttgaatgttattcagctataaaaagaataaaattctgttatttGCTATTTGATATAACATGGATGGATTTTGAaggcattacactaagtgaaatgagtcagacacagaaaaacaaatactgtttgacATCATTTATGTGTGGATCCCAAAAAAAgttgaactggaagaaacagaatagAATGGCAGTTTCCAGGAACTGGGAGGTTTGGGAAATAAAGAGATACGCGTCAAAGGATACGAACTTCTAGTTATTAAGATGAATCTGTTCCGGAGATCAAATGTATAGCATGGTAAGCATAGTTAACAGTACTGtcttgtatatttgaaagttgctaagagtgtAGACCTTAAATGTTTTCATCACAAAAATGAAATGGCAATTGTATTAAGTGGCGAATATATTGATGAACCCTATGGTGATAGGTTttttacaatatataaatgtattgaGTCACCATATCATATACCTACAAAATAgtacatgtcaattatatttcaaaaaagctggaattttttttaaataaagaagaaatgcaTGAATTCCTTAAATAACATGCAATACCAAGGTTTTTTCACAAATAGACAACCTGAAGAGTCCTATACCTACTAAATGAATTGACTTTCTTTTCTAAGAAAATTAGTTACCTAGAAAACTTTATTAGAAAATTTTACCTAACTTATTACAAAGAAATAGTATCAATTCAAAACAAAATCAtgcagaatactgaaatgggagGAATGTTTTCCATATCTTTCTGTGAAGCCAGTTAGATAATAATCTAACCACACAGACATTACAAGAACAGAAAACTACATGCTGATATGCTTTATGATCATTGATtacaaaatttaaacaaaattttgaaaaacttaAGTTAAGAATATATAAAGTGACACAGTGAAGTTTGTAAATACAAATtgtatttaacatttgaaaatcagttaTTCAACATAGTAACAAACATCaaactaaccaaaaaaaaagtatgattatctcagaagatgaaaaaaaatgaacaaaattcaaAAGCTATTCTtgattttaatgagaaaaaacagATAACTAGGGGTAGAAGGGAATTTCCTCAACCTGAGAAACAGCTACAAAAAATCTACAACTTTACATTTAATagtaaaattcaaaatgttccctcaaaatattaaaaaggagaaaagataacaAATGTTCAGCTCTactttttattcaacattgttatgaaagatctagccagtaatccagcaagaaaaaaagataaagtttaTCCAGATTGAAAGGAAAATGCAGTTTGGCCATTATTCAAGTATAACACAACTATCTatagaaaatacaataaaatgtacaaaaaatcCCACCATATGATGGTTGAACATCTGGATATTCATATACAAAAAAGTGAACTTCAATTCACACtccatactatatataaaattcacATGAAAAGCTTCTTAGATCTAGatgtaaaacagaaaactaagttttaatgaggaaaaatctttatgaatttttacttaagaaaaaatgtcttagctatgacatcaaaagcatgaTACAGGAAAGTAAATTGTTttattggacttcattaaaataaaaacttctttaTAAAAAGTTtgatagtttcttaaaaaacaaaccataGACCCATTATATGATTCAACTATCCAATTCCCAGTTAATTACTCgagggaaaaatataaatgtcaCACACAGCTATGTACAGAATGTTATAGCACCTTGGTTTATAATAGccacaaactggaaacaactcaaataggGTTAATCCCACTTTGGTAAGTGATTGGATAAGCATGCTATGGTATATTCATTAAAGAATGGGATAGTATTCTgtgatttagaaaataatttcctaTCCATACATGTAACAATATAcatgaatctcaaaaatgattGTAAATGAATGAAGTCAGAATGAAGAATATATTCTAATCTACAATGACAAAGAGCAGAGCAGTGATTGATTGATGGTATCTTTCCATCCTCCTtttataccattttttaaaagtagctgCATATATACTCCTGCTTTTTGATAAATGGTTATGTTGTATGAAAAATtttcagtaaattatttttattcttcctgaAGTGTTCATGAAGATTGAGCCAAATGACCTTTCTAATTGGGAGTGTAGGGATGGATAGAGAGCAGAGGTATTCTTTTGAAGTGAGGATCCTTCAAGGAAGTAACCTTTGCCATTCTCCTTCAACTGAATACAATCATCAAGATATGTGTCTTTTCAAACTACTATTTGAACTCATTTCTTTTCCCAGAGCCTCACTGCCAGTTCActgaaaagacaaaatggctTACTTTCAAATGATAAGGTCTATTTCATTCTTCATTTTGGCATCTTCCATTTTCTCTGGTGAGTAATTTTTCTCTTAGTGAGAAACTTTTAATCATTCAGTATTTGTCAAAACTTGGGCCAACTATGGATAGGAGACCTCACTGATGAGActgatgataatttttttttttttatataccaATGCTCAATGGATGATGTAGGAGATGCTTTTAAAGCATactagcctggtgggctacagtccacagggtcgctaagagtcggacacgacttcacgttgatgactgagcgacttcactttcacttttcacttccatgcattggagaaggaaatggcaacccactccagtgttcttgcctggaaaatcccagggacgggggagcctggttggctgctgtctatggggtcgcacagagtccgactcaactgaagcgacttagcagcagcagactaagaTTGgtcttccgtggtggctcaggcggtaaacagtctgcccgcaatgcaggaaatccaggtttgatccctgggtcaggaatatcccctacagaagggaatggctacccactgcagtattcttgactggagaattccatggacagaggagcctggcaggctagatgAGATATAATGAATTTGTTTGCAGATCCTAATCCTTGAATATGGAATGTTTTCATGTAAGTTCAGGCTCTTACTGTATTTCAAGGTTCTCATCTACAAAGTGGGCACTACCTATTTTTGACAGAGTTACTGTTAGCTGGAGTTATATAAACTACTATGGAAGAGTATGTGCAATGTAGTCAGATTCAAAGCAGACATAAATGAATGCATACTGACTGAGATTtaatttttggatttttcttGTATTCTAGTATCTaatctcagaaacagaaagacatcatcacaaatatatattaaggttttttttttacaaagaataatgttctttattctgtttttagATAATAACTTGTCAAAGAACATCAAAGAGTGACATATTATTAATCTATGCTCTGGTTGCAGGTATTCCCTTTGGAATTTCAACACGTTTTGAAATACGTCTGGTAAACTATCATTTGGATCTTTAAATTAAAACTTAGTGTTTGTTATACCACCATCGATATTTAGTTTCATAGGCAATTAAGGATTTGAATGTTGATCCTAAGAAAAGTGGGCATTGTTTTTAGCAAAGATACAAGGATTCAATACAAATATTTGGGAACTTTAAAAGTGGCTGTAGTCAACTACAGTCattcagacagacagacaataCAATTGACCTGAAGGAGGTGATGGTAGCTCAGAATAGGagagtggaaaagaaaatagacatGAATAGAATGTGCCCTATTTTCACATATTCAAAACCATCACAGAGCTTGTTCCATGTGCCAAGAAATATTCTAATATTACAATTACAgtatttaaatttgaattcaaattgaatattcaaatattaaGTCAAGAAAGAACTAAGTTTAGGACATCAGTAGGCTCACAGTGTGTGGAAGATGCTATTCATATTGTTATTGTAGCTAGTATTAATATCTTTTATAGCCTGACTGTGACAAGTTTGAAGATACAACGGGTTGCACCAATGAATACTTTCCTGTCTGTGCATCAGATGGCAACACATATAGCAATGCATGTGCCTTCTGCAATGAAGTTAGGTAAGAAACAAAATTTGTATGTTTATCTTCAtactaatacttatttttaatattaatgccTCTTTTAAGAACTCTAGGACAGAgacttacctggtagctcagtgatgaagagtttgctgccagtgcaggggatacaggttctacccctggtctaggaggatcccacatgctgcggagcaactgggcctgtgtgccataactactgagcatTAGCTCAGagtccgtgctccacaacaagggaagccaTGAAATGAGAAGCCGGtgcactctccacaactagagaaaagcccacgcagcaacaaaaataaataaataaataaaattataaaagaaaaagaactctaGTTAGTACTGGCATTAATTCAAATACACTAAGGCACAATTGCTATACCTTTGAATTTAtcatttctaagaattttgttGTGGGGTTATCTTTATAATTACTCTCATTTGCAGTGCAACACCcaaattaattaaatgaatgaaatataaacaattaaaatgttAACAACAGTAGAAATAGATGAATTACTTCACCTAAAacaatttttaacttttactttaaTGACATAGAGATAATATATTCATTATAAagatatattttcattatctGCATTGTAGATTTTTTAGCTTTTCCCTACACTTTAGTTCATTTATAATTACAAACCATGCAGGAACAATGAAGTGACCCTTTATAGAATGAAACAGTATAAAGAAGGGACTGTATCTTAAATACTGTTCTTTGAACTAAAT
It includes:
- the LOC112447449 gene encoding ovomucoid isoform X2 is translated as MAYFQMIRSISFFILASSIFSGIPFGISTRFEIRLPDCDKFEDTTGCTNEYFPVCASDGNTYSNACAFCNEVRKRGDQLKFISYFQC
- the LOC112447449 gene encoding serine protease inhibitor Kazal-type 10 isoform X1; protein product: MAYFQMIRSISFFILASSIFSGIPFGISTRFEIRLPDCDKFEDTTGCTNEYFPVCASDGNTYSNACAFCNEVRASKRGFTGIEKTKDGYRVWLWSVDSSWPFRK